The region TAATCCATAGCGAAAATCCTGACATCATTGGTTTCCAAGAAACAAAAGCCCCCGCCTCAGAAATCTTAAAACCCAAATGGGAGGAGATGGGCTATCTTGGCTACATTTGTTTAGCAGAAAAACCAGGTTACAGTGGGGTTGCCTTTTTTGTGAAAGAGAAACCAAGTAAGGCACAGGTAGGCTATGGAGATGGTCGATTTTCTTCGGAAGGTCGGTCCATACTCTTGGAATACCCAAAGTATCTTATTTGGAATCTCTACTTTCCTTCCGGAACGTCTGGAGAGGAAAGACAAACGATTAAGTATGAGTTTCTAGACCAGGTACTATTACTTTCCCAAGAATTACGAAAAAAGAAAAAACCTCTCTTACTCATGGGAGATGTAAACATTGCCCACCAAGAAATGGATATCCATAACCCAAAGGCGAATGCAAAGAATAGTGGATTTTTGCCAGAAGAGAGAGCATGGCTCGGCAAATTTCTGGCAGAAGGATTTATCGATTTTTATCGGATGTTAGAACCAAACCAAAAGACATACACTTGGTGGAGCTACCGAGCAAATGCGAGACAACAGAATAAAGGTTGGAGAATTGACTATATCTTTGGCTCAGAACATTGGAAAGGTAAGGCGAAACGATGCTATGTTAAAAACGAACCTATCCTTTCCGACCATGCTCCCCTCGTTTTAGAACTTCAAATGCCTTGACAAGCATCCTTTCTCTCATACAAAGAAAGAATGTTTAGCAAGCTTTTCCTTTCGGTCTGTTGTTTTTTGTTGGTTCAATGTTCCATACTCGGAGTCCTTAAGGATAAGGTACCAAAACCTGAGTTTTCTTTTGAATCCATCTCCATCAAAGAAGTTACCTTAACTGACCTAACCCTCAAAATGAATACTCAATTTGAAAATCCCTACCCAGTCAGCTTACCAAAATCGCTTTTAAATATGGATTTAAAGATTGAAGGTACAAAACTGAGCCATATTTCCACTGACCTGGGAGAGATCCAGGCGAAACAAACGAGGCAGCTCCCTTTCGAAATCAAAATCAAATATTCTGATCTACTTAAAATCTACCAAACTATACCCGATAAACAAGTATTAGCTGTTTCTCTCATTGGTGATCTAAAAGTGCCTCTTCCACAATCCATTGCGGCCCTTGGCAAGGAATCAGTCAGCTTTCCCTTCCAACAAGAAAGAGTGATCCCCGCAGTTTTACCAAATGTTGACATCCAAAACTTTGCGATTGAGATGCCCAGCCGAGAAAGCATTGTGTCCCAGACAAACACATCTGCACTCGCAGAAACAACGATCTCTTTCCTGGATGGATTGTTGTCTGGGAAATCAAAAACCCAAAGTGCAAAATCAGCGGCAAGTGCTGGGCTTTCCAATCTTAACTTAAAACTGAATACCAATTTTGATTTGAACTTTCAGAACAAAGCTGCTTCCGAACTGTTGTTCCAAGACTTTGCCTACCAATTGAAACTTGCCGGAGAGCCCTTTCTAGACGGTAAACCAAAGGAAATCGTGAACAATGGTCGGCAGTCCACTGTGAAGATTAACACTGCCTTTCCCATCGCCCAAATCAGCCAGGGACTTTACAAAACCATCCAGTCCAAAACTGCTTCCTTTGATTTGAACGGAAAATCTGGTATGAAAGTTCCTGGAATTGAAGATACAATGGACTTCAACTACTCCAAGTTAGGAAAGTTTAACTGGTAGTTATTTTTTCTTTTTTAACATCTGTTTGATTTCGTCTCTTGATTTGTGAGGGTAGAGACGAATCTGGTAGCTAATCAAAAATTTTGTTACGAGGGGCAGTCCATCTTTTGAGACATGCTCATAGTTCCATCGTGAGGCATCATTTTGAATGATCTTTGCCAAGTCATTCATTCGAGGGACCCGGCGGTCAAATGCGAT is a window of Leptospira ryugenii DNA encoding:
- a CDS encoding exodeoxyribonuclease III; protein product: MKILTLNCNGIRSAESKGLWDLIHSENPDIIGFQETKAPASEILKPKWEEMGYLGYICLAEKPGYSGVAFFVKEKPSKAQVGYGDGRFSSEGRSILLEYPKYLIWNLYFPSGTSGEERQTIKYEFLDQVLLLSQELRKKKKPLLLMGDVNIAHQEMDIHNPKANAKNSGFLPEERAWLGKFLAEGFIDFYRMLEPNQKTYTWWSYRANARQQNKGWRIDYIFGSEHWKGKAKRCYVKNEPILSDHAPLVLELQMP
- a CDS encoding LEA type 2 family protein, which codes for MFSKLFLSVCCFLLVQCSILGVLKDKVPKPEFSFESISIKEVTLTDLTLKMNTQFENPYPVSLPKSLLNMDLKIEGTKLSHISTDLGEIQAKQTRQLPFEIKIKYSDLLKIYQTIPDKQVLAVSLIGDLKVPLPQSIAALGKESVSFPFQQERVIPAVLPNVDIQNFAIEMPSRESIVSQTNTSALAETTISFLDGLLSGKSKTQSAKSAASAGLSNLNLKLNTNFDLNFQNKAASELLFQDFAYQLKLAGEPFLDGKPKEIVNNGRQSTVKINTAFPIAQISQGLYKTIQSKTASFDLNGKSGMKVPGIEDTMDFNYSKLGKFNW